The sequence GTCCGCGCCCGCTACGGCAAAGACACCCAGCCCGACCCCGACAATGCCCTGCCTCTCACCGAACTGCTGGAGCACCTGAACGCCACCCAGGACACCCTCGCGGCGGCCCTGAACGCCACGGACCTGACCCCCACCGTCCAGTCTCCTTTCGGCGAGATGACGCTCGGTGAGCTGGTGGACTTCTTCGGCTGGCACGAGGGCTACCACGCCGGCCAGGCGGCGATGCTGCGGCGCCAGCTCACGGGGAAATAAGCTCGGGCGACGAGAAAAGGGCGCCCGAGTTTCCCCAGGCGCCCAGCAACTGCCCTCTACTTCAGCAGATTCCGGCTGATCACCACGCGCTGAATCTCGTTGGTGCCCTCGTAGATCTGGTTGAGCTTGACGTCGCGCAGCAGCTTCTCGACCGGGTACTCGCCGACGTAGCCGTAGCCGCCGTGGACCTGAATCGCCTCGTTGGCGGCGTCAAAGGCCATGTCCGAGCAGTAGGCCTTGGCGATGGCGCTCTCGAAACCGTGCGGCTGGCCCTGGTCCACCAGCCAGGCGGCCTTCTGGTACATCAGGCGCCCCGTCTCGATGCCCATCGCCATCTCAGCGAGCTTGAACTGGATGGCCTGGAAGGTGCTGATCGGCTTGCCGAAGGCCTCGCGCTCCTTGGCGTACTTCACCGACTCGTCGAGCGCGCGCCGGGCGAGGCCGACCGAGCCGGCAGCGACCGGGATGCGGGTCTTGTCGAGCGTCTTCATGGCGATCTTGAAGCCGTCGCCGAGGCCGCCGAGCTGGTTCGCGCGCGGCACGCGCACGTTCTCGAACACGAGCTCACTGGTCAGGCTGGCGCGCTGACCCATCTTGTGCTTGATCTTGTTCCAGGAAAAGCCCGGCGCGTCCTTGGGCACCACGAGCGCCACCGTCGCCTTGTGTCCGCCCTGCTTGTCGGTGGTGGCGAAGACCACCGTGATCTCGGCCACGCCGCCGTTGGAGATCCACATCTTGGTGCCGTTGATGACCCACTCGTCGCCATCGAGCACCGCCGTGGTGTGCATCCCGGCGGCGTCGGAGCCGTTGTTGGGCTCGCTCAGGGCGAAAGCGGCCAGGCTGGGCTTCTCGGTGAGCGGCGTCAGGAAGCGCTTCTGCTGCTCCTCGGTGCCGCCGACCAGAATCGGGGTGATGCCGAGTTCGGAGGCCATCAGGATGGTGTAGATGCCCATGCAGCCGTAGGCGAGCTCCTCACCGATCAGGCACTCGTCCACCATGCCGAGGCCCAGCCCGCCCGCGTGCTCGGGAATCGCGGCGTTGAGCAGCCCGACCTCGAAGGCTTTTTCCACCACTTGCCAGGGCAACTCCTCTTTCTGGTCATACTCGGCGGCCACCGGCATGATCTCCTTGCGGGCGAAGTCGCGGGCAAGCTGCTGAAGCTGGCGTTGTTCGTCGGACAGCGTGAAATCCATAGCTTCTCCTCTCGGGGCGCCCCGCTGGGGGCGAGCACAAAATTTAGACCGGGTTCAATTGTAGAGGTCCGGGCGTACCCCGTCAGTCTAGAGGCTCACGGGGAAAGTGGGCCTGTCTCTGCGGCAGGCACGCGCCTCTCCCGCTCAATTGCTCTTGAGCTCGGTCCAGATGCGGTCGTAGAGCCGGGGCGTGCGCCCGAGCGGCAACTCGTTGATGAACTCGACCCGCCCGCTGCGAAAGTCCTCGTCGGTGGGGTTGAAGGCCGGCTGCGCCTTGAGAAAGGGGTCGAGCAGCGGCGCGGCGGCGCGGTTGGGGTTGCCGTAGTAGGTGTAGTTGGAAATCGCGGCGCTGTTTTCCGGATCGAGCACGAAGTCGATGAAGCGCCGCGCGAGGTCCGGATTGGGCGAGCCGCGCAGCAGCACGAGGAGGTCGGTCGAGATGGTCGTGCCGGGCGTGGGCAGGAAAACCTTGAGGTCGGGGTCCTCGGCGGCGCCGCTCAGCAGGTCGCCCACGTAGATCTGCCCGAGGTCGATGCTCCCCGCGAGCAGCTTGTTGCGGATCTCGGGACCGCCCGCAAAGGACTCGAAGCCGCGCTTCTGCACCGTGCGCCGCAGCAGGTCGCGCGCCGCGCGCAGTTCTTCCACCCGCCCCGTGTTGACCGAGAAGCCCAGGTACTTGAGCGCCGCGCCGATCACCTCGCGCGGGTCGTCGAGCAGGGCGAACTTCACCCGGTCTTCGGGGCCGAAGATCAGTGCCCAGCTCTCATTCGGCGGCGTGTAGCGCCCCGCGTTGTAGGCGAGGCCAGTCGCGGCAAACTGGTACGGCACGGTGTACTCGTTGCCGGGGTCAAAGGGCGGGTTGACGAAGCCGGCGGCGAGGTTACCGAAGTTCCTGAGCCTCTCCTTGCGCAGCGGCTGGAGGAGTTTGGCACGCCGCATCGTCTGCACGACGTAGTTGCTCGGGTTGGCGAGGTCGTAGCTTGCGCCACCGCCCTGCAACTTGGCGAGCATCGCCTCGTTGCTCTCATAGGTGTCGATCACGACGCGGGCGCCCTCGGCCTGCTCGAACGCTTTGACCACCTCGGGGTCGATGTACTCGGACCACATGAAGAGGCGCAGGGTCCGCCCGTCCCCCGCACTCTGCGGCGCCGGGGTGGTGGTTCCGTTGCCTTCAGCGGCGCTGTCGGTGGTCTCGACGCGGTGGCAGGCGGTCAGCAGGAGGAGCGAGGCCAGCAGCAGCCGTTTCACGCCTCTCCCCCATTCCCGCCCCCGTCCCGAGCCGGGCGGCGCGGGCGAATCAGGGCGTTGGCCGCCAGGATCGCCACCACCGTGAACAGCACGAGCAGCGTGCTCAGCGCGTTGATGTCGGGCGTCACGCCGCGCTTGACCGACGTGTAGATCAGCACCGGCAGCGTGCGGAAGCCCGAGCCGCTCGTGAAGTAGGTCACCACGAAATCGTCGAGCGAGAGCGTGAACGCAAGCAGCGCCCCGGCGAGCACCCCCGGCAGCGCGAGCGGCAAGATCACCTGCCGGAACGCCTGCACCGTGTTCGCACCGAGGTCGGACGCCGCTTCCATCAGGTCCTGCCCGTACCCCGCGAGCCGCGAGCGCACGGTGAGCGCCACGTAGCTGATCTGGAAGGTGACGTGCGCGAACATCACGGTCCAGAAGCCGTTCTCGAAGGTCCAGCCGCTCAGTTCCAGGCCGCCGCGCACCAGGGCGTAGAACATCAGCAGCATCACGCCCATCACCACGTCGGGAATCACGATGGGCGTCACGAGCAGGAAGGTGAGCGGCGTGCGGAAGCGCAGCGCATAGCGCCACAGCCCGAAGCCCACGAGCGTGCCGAGCACCGTGCTGATCAGGGTGCTCGTCAGCGCCACGAGCAGCGTGTTCGTCAGCGCCTCGCGCACGTCGGAGCGGGCGAACAGCACCGAGTACCAGCGGGTCGTGAAGCCCTCCCAGGTCGCCCCGAAGCGCGAGTCGTTGAAGGAAAACACGATCAGGACGAGGATCGGCAGGTAAAGAAAGGCGTAGGTCACCCACGCCCACAGCGACAGCAGCGGATGGGTGCGGGTCATACGAGTTCCTCCAGACCCTTTTGCCCCGCCGCGCGCGCGTAGAGCCACAGCCCGAGCAGCACGGCGCCCATCAGGAGGAAACTCAGCGCCGAGCCGTAAGGCCAGTCGCCCGCCTGCCCGAACTGGTTCTGGATCAGGTTGCCAATCAGCGCCGTCTTGGCCCCGCCGAGGATGTCCGACACCACGAACATCCCGAGCGCCGGAATGAAGGTCAGCAGCACGCCGGCCACCAGCCCCGGCAAGGTCTGGGGGAAGACCCCGGCGAAAAAAGCCCGCGCGGGCGGCGCCCCGAGGTCCTGCGCGGCCTCCAGCAGCCGCCAGTCCACCTTCTCCACGCTCGAATACACCGGCAGCACGAAAAAGGGGAGCAGCGCGTACACCATTCCCAGAAACGTCGCCGTGAGGCTCGGCACGAGGTCGAAGGGCCGCAGAATCAGAATCCAGGCGTAGACCCGGATCAGGAAGTTGGTCCAGAAGGGAATGATCAGCAGCAGCAAGAGCAGGTTCTTGCGCCGCGCCTCCTGCCGGGCGATGTAGAAGGCGAGCGGATAGCCCATCAGGACGCACAGCGCTGTGCTCGCCGCCGCGATCAGGAGCGAGCGCCACAGCACCCGCAGGTTGTCGGGCACCCATTCCTCAAACAGGGCGTCGTAGCCGAAGACGCGCTGCCAGTTTTCCAGCGTCCAGGGCAGCCCCACCTGCGCGAGGTCGGTGCGGGTGAGCAGCGAGTAGCCCAGCATGATCAGGGACGGCAGGATCAGGAAGGCCGCGAGCCACAGCACGCCGGGGCCGAGCGAGCCGAGGAAGCGGCGCCAGGTGAGGCTCATGCGTCCTCCAGCACGACGAGGCTCGCCGGCGGCAGATAGAGGGCGACTTCCTCCTCATAATCGAAGTCCTCGTCGGCGCCGATGTCGGCGTTGAGCTGGAAGGCCACCAGCCGCTCGCCCGCCGCTTCGAGCAGGTACTGGTTCTCGGCGCCGGTGTACACGATGTCGTCCACCCGCGCGCGGACCTCGTTGCCTTCGGTTTCGTCGTCGCGCTCCATCCGCAGCTTTTCCGGGCGGATGCTCAGGGTCACGTCCTGCCCGGGGCGCAGCCCGGCGCCGTGCAGCGTCCGCAGCGGCCCGAAGCGGGTGCCCACGAGCGCTTCCGTTCCCATCACGGCCTGCACCTTGCCGGCGATCAGGTTGGAGCTGCCGAGGAAATTGGCGACGAAGGCGGTGCGCGGGCGCTCGTAGAGTTCCTCGGCCCGCCCGAGCTGTTCGATGCGGCCCCGGTTCATTACGGCGATGCGGTCACTCATCACGAGCGCTTCCTCCTGGTCGTGGGTCACGAACACGAAGGTCATGCCGAGTTCTTCCTGGAGGTTGGAGAGCTCCACCTGAAGCTGCTTGCGGAGCTTGAGGTCCAGGGCCGAGAGCGGTTCGTCGAGCAGCAGCACCTCGGGCTCGTTCACGATGGCGCGCGCGAGCGCCACCCGCTGCCTCTGCCCGCCCGAGAGCTGCTCAGGCTTGCGGCCCCCGAAGGCCCCGATCTGCACGGTGTCGAGCGCCCGCGCGACTTTGGCCTGGAGGTCCGCGCCGCGCACGCCCTTCTGCTTGAGGCCGAAAGCGACGTTCTCGGCGACGGTCAGGTGCGGAAAGAGGGCGTAACTCTGAAAGACCGTGTTCACCGGGCGCTGGTGGGCCGGCACGCCGGTCATGTCGCGCCCGCCGATCAGCACCGCCCCCGCATCGGGTTGCTCGAAGCCCGCGAGCAGGCGCAGCAGCGTCGTCTTGCCGCAGCCCGACGGCCCGAGCAGGCTGAAAAACTCGCCCCGGCGAATGTCGAGGTCGATGTCGCGCAGCACCGGCGTGCGCTCGCCGTGCGGCCCCGGGTAGCTCTTGGACACCTCGAGCACGCTCACCGCCGCGTCGGCGGAAAGTTCACGGGTGCGCTTGCCCTTGAAAACGACCCCGGTTATCGGCGGGCTCCCCGGCGTGAAATCCAGATCATGCGCAAAATTGTAGGGGCTGGAGAGGAAATCCATCTTTAGGCCGACGCGCGCCTCACTCCGGCCCCCTACGCTGGGGCCACCTATGGAAGACATCCTCGTGCCGCTGGGCTTTTTCGCCATGGTGTTCGGCTTTCCGCTTCTGCGGCGCCAGATGATCCACCGTCATCAGCTTGAGCGCCTGGGGGCCGAACAGGCGAACGCGCCGGCCCCTGCGCCGCCGCCCGGCCCCGACGAGGCCGCGTCCCTGGCCCTGAAGCTCCCCGAGCCGCACCGCCTCTACGCGCTCGCCCTGCTCTGCCGGATCGAGGACGCCCGGCCAGAGGAGTTGGACGCCCACTCGCGCCACGTCCTCACCCAGGCCCGGCACCACGAACTGCCCGCCACCCTGCGCGCCTACCTCGGCCTGACGCCGGCTTCCCGGCAGCGCCTCGCCGAGCGGGGCCAGGATGCGGAGGCGCTGCTGCGTGAGCAACTCGAACTGATCTCGCGGGGCGTCGCGGGAGCGCTGGGCCGGGACGCTGCCGCCGCCGACGGCCTGCTCACCCAGGGCCACTACCTGCGCGAGAAGTTCACGCCGATTGAGCTGGGCGAGCCGGTGCGCTTGGACCGGTCACCCTGAGTCGCAACTTCACAGCGTCAGAATCTCATGCCCCTTCGGCGTCACCACCACCGTGTGCTCGAACTGCGCGCTCGGCTGCTTGTCGCCGGTGATTACGGTCCAGCCGTCAGGGAGGAGCCGGGTGTCGGGGACGCCGAGGTTGATCATCGGCTCGATGGTGAACACCATGCCGGGCTGGAGCTTGAGGCCGGTGTAGCGCGCGCCCCAGTGGTGGATGGTGGGCTCCTCGTGCAGCCGCTTACCGATGCCGTGCCCGGTGTACTCGCGCACCACGCCGTAGCCCCGGCCCTCGGCGAGCGTCTGAATCGCGTGCCCGATGTCGCCCACCCGCGCGCCGGGCCGCACCACGTCGAGCGCGGCGTGCAGGGCCTCACGGGTGGTGTCCACCAGCCCCTGCACCTCGGGCCTGACCGCGCCGACGGTGTAGGTGGTGCAGGCGTCGCCGTAATAGCCGTCCAGCAACACCCCGATGTCCACGCCGATGATGTCGCCTTCCTTCAGCACGCGCCCGTCGGGAATGCCGTGGCAGATCACCTCGTTGACCGACGCGCAGATCGTCCCGGGAAAGGGATTGTGTTTGGGGCCGTAGCCGAGGTAGGCGGGCACCGCCCCGTTCTTGCGGATGAACTCCTCGGCGAGGCGGTCTAGATCCTTGAGGGTCACGCCGGCCCTGACGTGCGGCTCCAGCACCCGGAAGGTTTCGGCCACGAGTGCCCCGGCGCGGCGCATGATCTCGATTTCACGGGCAGACTTCAGGGACACGCGGCTCATAACGTCCGAGCCTAACATGCGGCGCCCGTCTGTTTCGCCGCTTCCGCTCGCCTTTGCGAGGACGCCGTGCCAGCCTAACGAATCCGCACTCCCTTGCTCGCCGGCTGGCGCTGCACCCACGCCACGAAGCGCCGCACATCCTCATGGGCAAGCAGCGTGCTCACGTCGCGGTATTCGCCGGCCAGCTCGGCGTTCGTGAAGGTCCGGTGCAGGAACTTGTGGCAGGCGGGACACAGCGCGGCGGTCGGCAGGTCGGCCACCCGCACGCCCTGGCGCCGGCCCTGCGACCTGGGAATCAGGTGATGGTCGGTCAGAACCGGCGTCTGGCGCTCACACAGGGCGCAGCGCGGGGGCTCGCGCGGGGGCGGCGGCCAGTCGGAAACGGGGCGGCGGCGGGCCATAGGGAGCGAGGATACCGGCGCCGCTGCCCCCCAGACCGTCAGCTCGTCAGCACTCGGGCCGCTGCTGCCAGCGCCCCATCACTGACCTGATGGTGCAGCACGAAGCGCACGCGGTCGTGACTCAGCGCGCTCGCCAGCACACCGCGCTCCGCCCAGGCCTGCACGCGCTGGGCCGCGTCCTCCACCCGCGCATAGATGATGTTCGTCTGCACCGCCTCCAGGTCGAGGTCGAAGCCAGCCTCCAGCAGTGCCCCGGCGAGTTCACGCGTTCGGCGGTGGTCCTCGGCGAGGCGGTCGGGGCCTTCGCGCAGCGCCACCAGACCCGCCGCCGCAAGCACGCCCGCCTGCCGCATCCCGCC is a genomic window of Deinococcus reticulitermitis containing:
- a CDS encoding DinB family protein, whose product is MPDSESRSQARRLTDTYRRNLATFARAAAELPEGAEHERIGGASSLNWVTGHVLGSRLLVLGFLNTRQPGVDAEAVRARYGKDTQPDPDNALPLTELLEHLNATQDTLAAALNATDLTPTVQSPFGEMTLGELVDFFGWHEGYHAGQAAMLRRQLTGK
- a CDS encoding ABC transporter permease, with the protein product MTRTHPLLSLWAWVTYAFLYLPILVLIVFSFNDSRFGATWEGFTTRWYSVLFARSDVREALTNTLLVALTSTLISTVLGTLVGFGLWRYALRFRTPLTFLLVTPIVIPDVVMGVMLLMFYALVRGGLELSGWTFENGFWTVMFAHVTFQISYVALTVRSRLAGYGQDLMEAASDLGANTVQAFRQVILPLALPGVLAGALLAFTLSLDDFVVTYFTSGSGFRTLPVLIYTSVKRGVTPDINALSTLLVLFTVVAILAANALIRPRRPARDGGGNGGEA
- a CDS encoding ABC transporter permease, yielding MSLTWRRFLGSLGPGVLWLAAFLILPSLIMLGYSLLTRTDLAQVGLPWTLENWQRVFGYDALFEEWVPDNLRVLWRSLLIAAASTALCVLMGYPLAFYIARQEARRKNLLLLLLIIPFWTNFLIRVYAWILILRPFDLVPSLTATFLGMVYALLPFFVLPVYSSVEKVDWRLLEAAQDLGAPPARAFFAGVFPQTLPGLVAGVLLTFIPALGMFVVSDILGGAKTALIGNLIQNQFGQAGDWPYGSALSFLLMGAVLLGLWLYARAAGQKGLEELV
- a CDS encoding polyamine ABC transporter substrate-binding protein, translated to MKRLLLASLLLLTACHRVETTDSAAEGNGTTTPAPQSAGDGRTLRLFMWSEYIDPEVVKAFEQAEGARVVIDTYESNEAMLAKLQGGGASYDLANPSNYVVQTMRRAKLLQPLRKERLRNFGNLAAGFVNPPFDPGNEYTVPYQFAATGLAYNAGRYTPPNESWALIFGPEDRVKFALLDDPREVIGAALKYLGFSVNTGRVEELRAARDLLRRTVQKRGFESFAGGPEIRNKLLAGSIDLGQIYVGDLLSGAAEDPDLKVFLPTPGTTISTDLLVLLRGSPNPDLARRFIDFVLDPENSAAISNYTYYGNPNRAAAPLLDPFLKAQPAFNPTDEDFRSGRVEFINELPLGRTPRLYDRIWTELKSN
- a CDS encoding acyl-CoA dehydrogenase family protein; this encodes MDFTLSDEQRQLQQLARDFARKEIMPVAAEYDQKEELPWQVVEKAFEVGLLNAAIPEHAGGLGLGMVDECLIGEELAYGCMGIYTILMASELGITPILVGGTEEQQKRFLTPLTEKPSLAAFALSEPNNGSDAAGMHTTAVLDGDEWVINGTKMWISNGGVAEITVVFATTDKQGGHKATVALVVPKDAPGFSWNKIKHKMGQRASLTSELVFENVRVPRANQLGGLGDGFKIAMKTLDKTRIPVAAGSVGLARRALDESVKYAKEREAFGKPISTFQAIQFKLAEMAMGIETGRLMYQKAAWLVDQGQPHGFESAIAKAYCSDMAFDAANEAIQVHGGYGYVGEYPVEKLLRDVKLNQIYEGTNEIQRVVISRNLLK
- a CDS encoding ABC transporter ATP-binding protein is translated as MDFLSSPYNFAHDLDFTPGSPPITGVVFKGKRTRELSADAAVSVLEVSKSYPGPHGERTPVLRDIDLDIRRGEFFSLLGPSGCGKTTLLRLLAGFEQPDAGAVLIGGRDMTGVPAHQRPVNTVFQSYALFPHLTVAENVAFGLKQKGVRGADLQAKVARALDTVQIGAFGGRKPEQLSGGQRQRVALARAIVNEPEVLLLDEPLSALDLKLRKQLQVELSNLQEELGMTFVFVTHDQEEALVMSDRIAVMNRGRIEQLGRAEELYERPRTAFVANFLGSSNLIAGKVQAVMGTEALVGTRFGPLRTLHGAGLRPGQDVTLSIRPEKLRMERDDETEGNEVRARVDDIVYTGAENQYLLEAAGERLVAFQLNADIGADEDFDYEEEVALYLPPASLVVLEDA
- the map gene encoding type I methionyl aminopeptidase: MSRVSLKSAREIEIMRRAGALVAETFRVLEPHVRAGVTLKDLDRLAEEFIRKNGAVPAYLGYGPKHNPFPGTICASVNEVICHGIPDGRVLKEGDIIGVDIGVLLDGYYGDACTTYTVGAVRPEVQGLVDTTREALHAALDVVRPGARVGDIGHAIQTLAEGRGYGVVREYTGHGIGKRLHEEPTIHHWGARYTGLKLQPGMVFTIEPMINLGVPDTRLLPDGWTVITGDKQPSAQFEHTVVVTPKGHEILTL
- a CDS encoding HNH endonuclease, which encodes MARRRPVSDWPPPPREPPRCALCERQTPVLTDHHLIPRSQGRRQGVRVADLPTAALCPACHKFLHRTFTNAELAGEYRDVSTLLAHEDVRRFVAWVQRQPASKGVRIR